The sequence below is a genomic window from Humulus lupulus chromosome 3, drHumLupu1.1, whole genome shotgun sequence.
GAGGCCATGGACATTCACTCTCTTGTAATAGCTGACTCTCAGTTTTGATTCTAATGTAATCTTCTTACTttcatgaaaagaaaaaaaatgagagaaagaaaaagttggaaaaaatttcatataaattgaaaaagaaaatcaaacaaaccatataaatgaaaaatattacataaaaataaaataaagaaattgtcctgtttgtttaatttttttttttttttaacaaaagatATATAGTATATAGGATAATTTCGCCATTTGGCTCTTTATGGAATAATCTTAACCGAATGGTTCAATTAGGACAGATGGAACTAAGAACCAAGCATgtacaaccaaaaaaaaaaaacaagtcttTCAGATTCACTACAAGGCTTATAGTTTTGAATTCATTCTGTGTGTAATATCTATAACTAACCATGGAATTGAATGTAAAAGAAATACACACCTTAGTACTTTACCTTCCTCAAAACACCAGTTCGCTGTCCATTTTCCACCTTGAAAAATATTTCACTTCTCCACGATTCAATCTTCGTCGGCCCTTTAACTGGTCTGGGATTGCTACATACTCCGAGTCAAGAAATAGCTCGAGCCATGATTAGTCGATTCCTTCTACATTAGTAGCAGAAAATTTTATAGGTGAGCATGCAGAGGAACCAAAAGGTGGCCGCACCTAACTTTGAAGTTTCATCCTGCGACTAGTGCTTGAGCCAGTAGTTCCGTAGCTGAGCCATATGCAGTAATATCTCGTCGCGACCCTGATTTGTGACACTGCTGGTCATAATCCATGGGGGTACTGTCTTGAAGAAGCCACGTACTAACTCCTGGAAATCATTCACATTTTCTTCTGGCCTTTTGcctccattcttcttcttctttcgcTTGTCACATTTGGTGAAGATTAATGTCATGGGGATCTGAAAACAACATATATATTAGACTCAACAAATGAATTGTCCCAAATTGCATAGAGAATGGAATTATGGTCTTATAAGCTCTTTCTCTTTAGCTCTAAGCTAATGAATTGCTATGGCCAACAACCTCTAACATACAAAATTATCCCAAGTTCCCAACAAGTCAAAAGTAATAAAACAACACCTCGCATCAGAGTATGAAACAAATTCTACATTATAAAAATTAACAATTGGATTAGGGAACAATATTGATTCCGAAATGAAATTTaatgccatttttttctttttcaagtgGTTGAAAAATACCTGATTCTGTGCCAGCCAACTAGCATATTCAAGGTCAATGCTTTTAGCAGGAATGCTAGCATCAATGAGAAGGAATACTGAAACTAGTTTTGACCTATTTAGGAAATAGTCTTTAGTAAATTTTGCCCAATCTGTTCTAAGATCCTTTGGTGCGGAAGCATACCTGTCCAATTACACAATACATTTAGATTAAGTAAAACCACTGGTTTTAATGTCAACTATCCAAAAGAAACAGAACTAATCTCTTTCTAAACTTCAGGAGTCAATAAATTCAATCTCTGGTAATTAAAGACCAACAAAGAGACAACAAATTTCCATCTTGTACTAATAAAATGCATATAACCCAAAACAGATTAGAACCCAGAAATTGATACCCACACTCGAAAAATCCGAAGAAAAAAttgtcaataaaaatgatcagaCATAACCAACCATAATCAAAATTATGTAAGTTATGTATGAGTTTACAGTTTACTCATCCCACAATCAAAGTACAGCTTGTAAATCATTGTTTCGTACCCATATCCAGGCAAATCCACAAGGTACCAGCTATCATTGATTCGAAAATGGTTGATGCATTGTGTCTTTcctacaaaaataataattaatgcaAGGTAAAGCCTCCAAGGCAAGAAATTCCAAAACTGAACTTAGCATAAGATTATAAACAATAGTCAGTGAATTGTTCAATTTCACAACACTGACTTACCCGGCTTCTTTGATGTTAAAGCGAGTCGCTTTCGGCGCACGAGGGAGTTGAGAAGCGAAGACTTACCGACGTTGGAGCGGCCAACGAGCGCGAACTCAGGGAGGCCATCGGAGGGGCAATCCTCGGTTTTGACGCTGCTCTTGACGAACTCAGCTTGCGCAACCTGAGCGTCCCTGGCGTACTTGCTCAGAACAATATTGGAGCCCCTCAAGATTCTCGAGGTCAGGGCTGAACCATCACCAATGTCGGTTTCCGGAGGCACGAAGAGCTTTTCGAGGGATACTTCGATTTGGGTGTCGAAATCTTGGGGGGTTTCGATTTCGGGCTCTATAACATCCGAGATGGATAAGGTTTCTGGTTCTAAGGCTGAGGCTGAAATGGTTGATTTGGGAGCTGAGAGAAGCTTTGAGGTGGCGGCGGCGAAGGGTTTAAGGGTGGTGAGTAAATGGGGTTTTGGGATAAGATTGAAATGGCAATGGGTGAGGGAGTGGAGTGAAGGTGGTTGAGCGAAGAAGGCCATGGCCATGGGAGTTCTTGGTAACCGAAGCAAAATCATCTTACTCTTTCTTTACTCTCTTCTCTACCCTCACTCAGCCTAATAGAGCTTTCAAGTAAACGAgcgtttttttttgttttttgtttttttttgtttatgcCTGTTTTTGTACTATCACAAaaaacattaataaaataaattcaaaaatatattCTCTAGTCCTtccaaaaaaatattaataattagagATTTTTGCAACAAATATTATGATatatacctaattttttttatttttgattctTAAAAGTTAAAATACCGTGATTTAATTACTATCGAATGTATCATCTTAGAGCAACTCGAACGGAAGTGGTTAGGATAGATGTTTATAAGATGGTAATGTAAAGTGGATGAGGTGGAGATGTATTAATTAGTAGAAAACATGCAACGTTGCTTATGCAGGGCAACGTTGTCatactattttattttttaatcttttttttattgactaaatttatttaaaaaacgGAAGTGGAGTTAGTTAAGCCACTATTGGAGATGTTCCCATTAAAGTTGCTCTTAGAGCATCTCCACTGCCACGGGTCTTTGGAGTTGCTTGACTCATAGTCTGACATTAGTTAGTTCTCACTCATAGGTGGCCTTGCCCGAACATTGGAGGAGAAAGAGTTGTCCACCAAAGATGCCTACAATGttgctttttttaaaaaaaaaaaaaaacacaaaatgaaAGTTGCCTAAATTTAAAAagagatatttgcggcataagtatcCAATGTTTGGGGGAAATATCCAGCATGGACCTAATCTTTTTTTAGTGGGGAAAGTACCCAAACATTAAAACATTGTAATTCCGTTAGGGCTCATCCGTTAGGTCTGTTAATGAGCTTATTAGGCAGACACGTCtcacgtttttattggtccaaatcataattatttttaaattttaattttaaaataaaaaatgaattaaaaatacatttaaattttaaaaaataattaaattaaaaatacattaaaaaataaataaaaatttataattgattttaagcacacttaaagttgtttaaaccactttatctgagtaatacgagatctaTCTGACGAAATGTTCTAGACTTTATAagtttatccttgattatttttattcatctaaaatctttaaataatatacatgtgacaaatgtcacattcttaattattttatttaaacctTAGACTATAAATAATACTTCTAGGACAAACTTCAATAATtattaaaccttatgataaaattaatatttttaaactataggctaaacttataaaatccataactatctctacgagtttccaaataattcttggcttgaaccaatatctgCGAAAATCAAAATACTACAGCATAAGataatactatctaactaagtaaaatttcgaggcaCTACAACAAACCTCAAAATCCAAATTTATCAAATTCTCCACTTACCAACCCCCATAATCAAAATTTCCAATATTATTAAATTACTCAAAATTTATCAAGTTCTCCATATATCAACctccaaaatccaaattttcaatatttgCAAGTTAACCAAAATTAATTATCCTATGTTCTCATTCCCTTACCAAAATTTTGGCTCTTTTGAAACACCTCAACATGCTCCATT
It includes:
- the LOC133824527 gene encoding GTP-binding protein At2g22870, whose amino-acid sequence is MILLRLPRTPMAMAFFAQPPSLHSLTHCHFNLIPKPHLLTTLKPFAAATSKLLSAPKSTISASALEPETLSISDVIEPEIETPQDFDTQIEVSLEKLFVPPETDIGDGSALTSRILRGSNIVLSKYARDAQVAQAEFVKSSVKTEDCPSDGLPEFALVGRSNVGKSSLLNSLVRRKRLALTSKKPGKTQCINHFRINDSWYLVDLPGYGYASAPKDLRTDWAKFTKDYFLNRSKLVSVFLLIDASIPAKSIDLEYASWLAQNQIPMTLIFTKCDKRKKKKNGGKRPEENVNDFQELVRGFFKTVPPWIMTSSVTNQGRDEILLHMAQLRNYWLKH